A stretch of the Mycobacteroides immunogenum genome encodes the following:
- a CDS encoding DUF3263 domain-containing protein, protein MDGAQARAEQSKAANAGQDSPAVGSDGVEIAAGLSRREHDILAFERQWWKYAGSKEDAIKELFGMSATRYYQVLNALVDRQEALAADPMLVKRLRRMRASRQKARAARRLGFEVT, encoded by the coding sequence ATGGACGGCGCCCAGGCGCGAGCTGAGCAGTCGAAGGCTGCGAATGCTGGTCAGGATTCGCCTGCCGTCGGCTCGGACGGAGTCGAGATTGCCGCTGGCCTGAGCCGGCGTGAACACGACATCCTGGCCTTCGAACGGCAGTGGTGGAAGTACGCGGGCTCCAAGGAAGACGCCATCAAGGAGCTGTTCGGCATGTCGGCTACCCGCTACTACCAGGTGCTCAATGCCCTGGTAGATCGGCAGGAAGCCCTGGCCGCGGACCCGATGCTGGTCAAGCGGCTGCGCAGAATGCGGGCGAGCCGTCAGAAAGCCCGGGCCGCCCGCCGGCTGGGTTTTGAGGTCACGTAG
- a CDS encoding MFS transporter, translating to MTDLITRTDETPADIETARRRIRVDRDHPHYKWVALSNTTLGVLLATINSSIVLISLPAIFRGIGLNPLAPGNVSYLLWMLMGYLLASAVLVVLFGRLGDMYGRVRIYNMGFVVFTVAAVVLSFDPFHYGGGAVWLIAWRVVQGVGGAMLMANSSAILTDAFPSTQRGFALGINQVAAVAGSFLGLLIGGVLSEWDWRAIFWVGVPVGLLGTVWSYRSLVEIDQPTPGKLDWAGTVAVALGLTVLLTGITYGIQPYGNSSTGWGNPLVYGALIVGTALLVLFCVIEARVADPMLDIRLFKNRAFGLGNLANLLASVGRGGLQFMLIIWLQGIWLPLRGYSYESTPLWAGIFLLPMTLGFLVAGPVAGLLSDRYGARPFATGGMVLSAVTFLALIAIPVNFNYWVFAALIFLNGLGSAIFTAPNTAAIMSSVPAHQRGAASGVRGTFFNAGSSLSIGIFFSLMIIGLSATLPGAMQSGLTAQGVPASTATQVSSLPPVGSLFAAFLGYNPVSELLAPSGVLEQPGVNAAELTGQSFFPNLITEPFHAGLVVVFGAAALMMAVAALASLGAGGKYAHADD from the coding sequence ATGACTGACTTGATTACACGGACCGATGAGACACCTGCGGATATCGAGACCGCACGGCGCCGGATCCGGGTCGATCGCGACCATCCGCACTACAAGTGGGTGGCACTGTCGAACACGACGCTGGGAGTGCTGCTCGCGACCATCAACTCGTCCATTGTTTTGATCTCGCTGCCCGCGATCTTCCGTGGCATCGGGCTCAACCCGCTCGCGCCCGGGAACGTGAGCTATCTGCTGTGGATGCTGATGGGGTACCTGCTGGCCTCTGCGGTTCTGGTGGTGCTGTTCGGCCGCCTCGGCGATATGTATGGACGAGTCCGCATCTACAACATGGGGTTCGTCGTCTTCACCGTTGCCGCGGTGGTGCTGTCCTTCGACCCATTTCACTATGGCGGCGGCGCGGTGTGGCTCATCGCCTGGCGTGTGGTGCAAGGAGTCGGCGGCGCCATGTTGATGGCCAACTCGTCGGCCATCCTCACCGATGCCTTCCCGTCCACTCAGCGCGGCTTCGCACTGGGCATCAACCAGGTGGCTGCGGTGGCCGGATCGTTCCTCGGACTGTTGATCGGAGGCGTGCTCTCCGAATGGGATTGGCGGGCGATCTTCTGGGTGGGCGTGCCGGTGGGCCTGCTGGGCACGGTGTGGTCGTACCGCTCCCTGGTCGAGATCGACCAGCCGACTCCCGGAAAACTGGACTGGGCGGGCACCGTCGCGGTGGCGCTCGGCCTGACCGTGCTGCTCACCGGAATCACGTATGGCATTCAGCCCTATGGCAATTCGAGTACCGGTTGGGGTAATCCGCTGGTGTACGGCGCGCTGATCGTGGGTACCGCGCTGCTCGTGCTGTTCTGCGTGATCGAGGCCCGGGTGGCCGACCCGATGCTCGATATCCGGTTGTTCAAGAACCGGGCCTTCGGTCTGGGGAACCTGGCCAACCTGCTCGCCTCGGTGGGCCGCGGCGGCCTGCAGTTCATGCTCATCATCTGGCTGCAGGGCATCTGGTTGCCGCTGCGCGGATACAGCTACGAGTCGACGCCGCTGTGGGCGGGAATCTTCCTGCTGCCCATGACACTTGGATTTCTGGTGGCAGGTCCGGTCGCCGGCCTGCTATCTGATCGATATGGAGCCCGGCCCTTCGCCACCGGCGGCATGGTGCTCTCGGCGGTGACCTTCCTGGCATTGATCGCCATTCCGGTCAACTTCAATTACTGGGTCTTCGCGGCACTGATCTTCCTCAACGGTCTGGGCTCGGCGATCTTCACCGCGCCCAATACCGCCGCCATCATGTCCAGTGTCCCAGCACATCAGCGCGGCGCGGCCTCGGGCGTGCGCGGCACCTTCTTCAACGCGGGAAGCTCGCTGTCCATCGGAATCTTCTTCTCGCTCATGATCATCGGGCTATCAGCGACCTTGCCGGGAGCCATGCAATCCGGTCTCACCGCCCAAGGCGTGCCCGCGTCCACTGCGACCCAAGTGTCCAGCCTGCCCCCGGTGGGCAGCCTTTTCGCGGCCTTCCTGGGCTATAACCCGGTCAGTGAATTGCTCGCTCCGTCAGGTGTTCTGGAGCAGCCCGGGGTCAACGCGGCGGAGCTGACCGGGCAGTCGTTCTTCCCGAATCTCATCACCGAGCCATTCCACGCCGGTCTTGTCGTGGTGTTCGGCGCCGCGGCGCTGATGATGGCGGTCGCGGCGCTGGCCTCGCTGGGCGCCGGCGGTAAGTACGCACACGCCGACGACTGA
- the thiC gene encoding phosphomethylpyrimidine synthase ThiC — protein MPDQSRTPESVTTGPIQGSEKIYQDLPNGLRVPQRRVNLTNGEHLDLYDTSGPYTDTNAVIDLQKGLPPRPGIVTDRGTQLQRARNGEITAEMEFIAVREGVPAELVRTEVAAGRAVIPANHKHPEIEPMIIGKAFGVKINANIGNSAVTSSIAEEVEKMVWAIRWGADNIMDLSTGKDIHQTREWILRNSPVPVGTVPIYQALEKTNGDPAALTWELYRDTVIEQAEQGVDYMTVHAGVLLRYVPLTAKRVTGIVSRGGSIMAAWCLAHHQESFLYTHFEELCEILARYDVTFSLGDGLRPGSIADANDEAQFAELRTLGELTKIAKSHGVQVMIEGPGHVPMHKIVENVKLEEEWCEEAPFYTLGPLATDIAPAYDHITSAIGAAIIAQAGTAMLCYVTPKEHLGLPDRKDVKDGVIAYRIAAHSADLAKGHPRAQLRDNALSKARFEFRWEDQFNLSLDPDTAREFHDETLPAEPAKTAHFCSMCGPKFCSMRITADIREFAAENGLETQEDIDAMLARGMEEKSVEFAEHGNRVYLPIS, from the coding sequence ATGCCTGATCAATCACGCACTCCGGAGTCCGTCACCACGGGACCCATCCAGGGCAGCGAGAAGATCTACCAGGATCTGCCCAACGGCCTGCGGGTGCCACAACGCCGCGTCAACCTCACCAACGGCGAGCACCTGGACCTGTACGACACCTCGGGTCCGTACACCGACACCAACGCCGTAATCGATCTGCAGAAGGGGCTGCCGCCGCGGCCCGGCATCGTCACCGACCGCGGCACCCAGCTGCAGCGTGCGCGCAACGGCGAGATCACCGCCGAGATGGAGTTCATCGCCGTGCGCGAGGGCGTGCCTGCCGAGTTGGTGCGCACCGAGGTCGCCGCGGGCCGGGCCGTCATCCCCGCCAATCACAAGCACCCGGAGATCGAGCCGATGATCATCGGCAAGGCCTTCGGCGTGAAGATCAACGCCAACATCGGCAACTCGGCCGTCACCTCCTCGATCGCCGAGGAAGTCGAGAAGATGGTGTGGGCCATCCGGTGGGGCGCCGACAACATCATGGACCTGTCCACCGGCAAGGACATCCACCAGACCCGCGAATGGATCCTGCGCAACTCCCCCGTTCCCGTCGGCACCGTGCCGATCTACCAGGCGCTGGAGAAGACCAATGGCGACCCGGCCGCACTCACCTGGGAGCTGTACCGCGACACCGTGATCGAGCAGGCCGAGCAGGGTGTGGACTACATGACCGTGCACGCCGGCGTGCTGCTGCGCTACGTGCCGCTGACCGCCAAGCGCGTCACCGGCATCGTCTCGCGCGGTGGCTCGATCATGGCCGCGTGGTGCCTGGCACACCACCAGGAGTCGTTCCTGTACACCCACTTCGAGGAGCTGTGCGAAATCCTCGCGCGCTACGACGTGACGTTCTCCCTGGGCGACGGACTGCGTCCCGGCTCCATCGCCGACGCCAACGACGAGGCCCAGTTCGCCGAGCTGCGCACCCTCGGTGAGCTGACCAAGATCGCGAAATCCCATGGCGTGCAGGTGATGATCGAGGGCCCGGGCCACGTGCCGATGCACAAGATCGTCGAGAACGTGAAACTGGAAGAGGAATGGTGCGAGGAGGCTCCGTTCTACACCCTCGGACCGCTGGCCACCGATATCGCTCCGGCCTACGATCACATCACCTCGGCAATCGGGGCAGCCATCATCGCCCAGGCCGGCACCGCGATGCTGTGCTACGTCACGCCCAAGGAACACCTGGGCCTGCCCGACCGCAAGGACGTCAAGGACGGCGTGATCGCCTACCGGATCGCCGCCCACTCCGCCGACCTGGCCAAGGGACACCCCCGCGCACAGCTGCGTGACAACGCATTGTCCAAGGCGCGCTTCGAGTTCCGTTGGGAGGACCAGTTCAACCTGTCGCTGGATCCGGACACCGCCCGCGAATTCCACGACGAGACGCTGCCCGCCGAGCCGGCCAAGACGGCACATTTCTGCTCAATGTGCGGACCGAAGTTCTGCTCGATGCGCATCACCGCCGATATCCGGGAATTCGCCGCCGAGAACGGCTTGGAGACCCAGGAGGACATCGACGCGATGCTGGCGCGCGGTATGGAGGAGAAGTCCGTGGAGTTCGCCGAACACGGCAACCGGGTGTACCTGCCCATCTCATGA
- a CDS encoding peptide deformylase produces MAIVPIRIVGDPVLHTPTQPVPVGPDGSLPDDLPELIANMYETMDAANGVGLAANQIGVPLRLFVYDCAETRGGGPRHRGVVINPVLETSEIPETMPDPDDDEEGCLSVPGESFPTGRANWARVTGLDAEGKEVTLEGNDLFARMLQHETGHLDGFLYIDKLVGRNTRAAKRAVKSNGWGVPGLSWTPGQVADPFGH; encoded by the coding sequence GTGGCTATTGTTCCCATCCGCATTGTTGGCGACCCGGTGCTGCACACGCCCACCCAGCCCGTCCCGGTCGGTCCAGACGGTTCGCTACCCGACGATCTGCCCGAGCTGATCGCCAATATGTACGAGACCATGGACGCCGCCAACGGCGTCGGGCTGGCCGCCAATCAGATCGGCGTGCCCCTGCGACTCTTCGTCTACGACTGCGCCGAGACCCGGGGCGGCGGGCCCCGCCATCGCGGCGTCGTGATCAACCCGGTGCTGGAGACCTCCGAAATCCCGGAGACGATGCCCGACCCCGATGACGACGAGGAAGGGTGCCTCTCGGTGCCCGGCGAGTCCTTCCCCACCGGGCGCGCAAACTGGGCCCGGGTCACCGGCCTGGACGCCGAAGGCAAGGAAGTGACCCTCGAGGGCAACGACCTGTTCGCGCGCATGCTGCAGCACGAAACCGGACACCTCGATGGATTCCTCTATATAGACAAGCTGGTGGGGCGCAACACCCGCGCGGCGAAGCGCGCCGTCAAGTCCAACGGCTGGGGCGTGCCCGGCCTGAGCTGGACACCCGGGCAAGTGGCCGATCCGTTCGGGCACTGA
- a CDS encoding N-acetylglutamate synthase, CG3035 family, giving the protein MRLPELGTRVAIRSRRPPGSVPPFTDTVGELVAVAPTVQVLHKSGAVVDISADDIVSVRELPPVPVLNRDIRSMQRAAAFAWPGLEHQWLDGWFVRAADGYTRRANSAVPLEHSASPRSLGEMDAWYSGRGLPTLLCLPDRLVHPPEDLMTSDETVVMVRDVHGPDAHTLPAAPSADWLALHGDDHPLVTPVLTAVVDGMLGFASISVAGDTAAIARGAVTEGWLGISAVRVAEAHRRRGLARQVCEILLGWGAAHGARRAYVQVRAENDATLALYPTMGFTEQHRYRYAQICAVGREK; this is encoded by the coding sequence GTGCGCTTACCCGAGCTCGGAACACGGGTAGCCATCCGTAGTCGGCGGCCACCCGGTTCGGTGCCGCCGTTCACCGATACCGTCGGCGAGCTGGTGGCGGTCGCTCCAACCGTGCAAGTACTGCATAAGTCCGGTGCGGTGGTGGACATTTCGGCCGATGACATCGTTTCGGTGCGTGAATTGCCGCCCGTCCCGGTACTGAACCGTGACATCAGATCGATGCAGCGGGCCGCAGCCTTCGCGTGGCCCGGCCTGGAGCACCAATGGCTGGACGGATGGTTCGTCAGGGCAGCGGACGGATACACGCGGCGCGCTAATTCTGCGGTGCCCCTGGAACATTCGGCCTCTCCTCGCTCCCTCGGCGAGATGGATGCCTGGTATTCCGGGCGCGGGCTGCCCACCCTGCTCTGTCTGCCCGACCGGTTGGTGCACCCGCCCGAGGATTTGATGACGAGCGATGAAACCGTGGTGATGGTGCGGGATGTGCACGGGCCGGATGCGCACACGCTGCCTGCCGCGCCCTCAGCGGATTGGCTTGCCCTGCACGGTGACGACCATCCGCTGGTCACGCCGGTGTTGACCGCGGTGGTGGACGGAATGTTGGGATTCGCCTCCATCAGCGTGGCGGGCGACACGGCAGCCATCGCCCGGGGCGCCGTGACGGAGGGCTGGCTGGGCATCTCGGCGGTGCGGGTGGCAGAGGCCCATCGACGGCGCGGATTGGCCCGCCAAGTGTGCGAGATCCTGCTGGGCTGGGGCGCCGCGCATGGCGCGCGCCGGGCATATGTCCAGGTGCGTGCCGAAAACGACGCGACCCTTGCCCTGTACCCCACCATGGGTTTCACCGAGCAGCACCGGTATCGCTATGCGCAAATATGTGCTGTCGGCCGCGAAAAGTAG
- a CDS encoding PucR family transcriptional regulator, producing MRWVLDQPDLKLTLKGGAAGAGREINMALTTELADPAQWLSGGELVLTTGIGLPKNPRDRRRYLCALNENNVAALGFGTGLTFDEVPPELVAAADELGMPLLEIPLRTPFAAVVKTVSTRIAELEYDAVLRASRAQPRITRAIVNGGVQAVTAELGRSLRANVVVLDPGGTVIASHPRNLDVATVNLIRGAVTPGASAGAQQLDPGITVSQQAIGVGPASYGVLAVVSKTPLTFVDQVLLGHANSLLALDFDKPSRLQEAQRRLNGQALGLLLADELNLDPIWAQLGQVADGRGRIRVLAVDAESQAILGKALSAISRAIESAGYPVFAHAGASQLIVVLPGAETADFARRLFGEADGRTKKGLRAGLSGAHPVVRLADAVQNARLAASVAERGGTPLEFTSLAGSALLSFGASREVLVAVANATLAPIAEYDTAHGSELMASLRAYLEANGHWESAATAMGVHRHTLRKRIETAQSLLACDLDIARVRAELLLAMLAGTPGSGN from the coding sequence GTGCGCTGGGTACTGGACCAGCCAGACCTCAAACTCACCCTCAAGGGCGGTGCCGCGGGCGCTGGCCGCGAGATCAATATGGCACTGACCACTGAACTCGCCGATCCCGCACAGTGGCTCTCCGGTGGTGAACTGGTGCTCACCACCGGCATCGGTCTGCCCAAGAATCCCCGAGACCGGCGGCGTTACCTGTGTGCGCTCAACGAAAATAATGTTGCGGCATTGGGATTCGGCACTGGACTGACATTCGACGAGGTGCCGCCAGAGCTGGTGGCCGCGGCCGACGAGCTGGGTATGCCACTGCTGGAGATTCCGTTACGCACCCCGTTCGCGGCCGTGGTCAAGACCGTGAGCACGCGCATCGCCGAGTTGGAATACGACGCGGTGTTGCGAGCATCGCGGGCCCAGCCCAGGATCACCCGGGCGATTGTGAATGGCGGTGTACAGGCGGTCACCGCCGAACTCGGACGGTCACTGCGGGCCAACGTCGTGGTGTTGGACCCCGGCGGCACGGTGATCGCAAGTCATCCGCGCAATCTGGACGTCGCCACGGTGAATCTCATCCGGGGTGCGGTGACACCGGGCGCGTCGGCGGGTGCGCAGCAGCTCGATCCGGGAATCACCGTCTCGCAACAGGCGATCGGAGTGGGCCCGGCGTCATACGGAGTGTTGGCCGTGGTCAGCAAGACGCCGTTGACCTTTGTGGATCAGGTGCTGCTTGGGCACGCAAACTCCTTGCTGGCCTTGGATTTTGATAAGCCATCGCGTCTACAGGAGGCGCAACGGCGCTTGAACGGCCAGGCCTTGGGTCTGTTGCTCGCAGATGAGCTGAACCTGGATCCGATCTGGGCGCAGTTGGGGCAGGTCGCCGACGGGCGTGGGCGCATCCGGGTACTGGCGGTGGATGCCGAATCCCAGGCGATTCTGGGCAAGGCGCTCTCGGCAATCAGCCGGGCGATCGAGTCGGCCGGTTACCCGGTATTCGCGCATGCCGGTGCAAGCCAGCTGATCGTCGTGTTGCCCGGGGCGGAGACCGCCGACTTTGCCCGTCGCCTCTTCGGGGAGGCGGACGGCCGCACCAAGAAGGGGCTACGGGCCGGGTTGAGTGGAGCGCACCCGGTGGTGCGGCTCGCCGACGCGGTACAGAACGCGAGGCTCGCCGCGTCGGTGGCCGAGCGCGGTGGGACGCCGCTGGAATTCACCTCCCTGGCGGGCAGCGCACTGCTGTCCTTCGGCGCGAGCCGTGAGGTGTTGGTGGCCGTCGCCAACGCGACATTGGCCCCCATCGCCGAGTACGACACCGCGCACGGCAGCGAATTGATGGCCTCATTGCGGGCATATCTGGAAGCCAACGGCCATTGGGAATCGGCGGCCACGGCCATGGGTGTGCACCGCCATACGCTGCGGAAACGGATCGAAACGGCGCAATCTCTGTTGGCCTGTGACCTCGATATCGCGCGGGTGCGCGCCGAGCTGCTGCTGGCGATGCTGGCCGGGACGCCCGGCTCGGGGAACTGA
- a CDS encoding TetR family transcriptional regulator — protein MVEASPVRPAAMPSTRRQHEQYKRMLDAAEELAMTRELDHVQMHDVAKHANVAIGTLYRYFPTKRHLFVSALVRESERLVGRIPALPEQNPSDRVGEALVRALRGLTRRRMLAIAMIRSSNSASLAEVPDLMQIEKRFHELISEVAGLSDPTEDDEAVIRLLVHQWFGCIQVCLNGGLTVAQAEDDLRRASRLLMRDWHALG, from the coding sequence ATGGTTGAAGCATCACCGGTGCGGCCAGCCGCCATGCCGTCGACCAGGCGCCAACATGAGCAGTACAAGCGCATGCTCGATGCGGCCGAAGAACTCGCCATGACACGCGAGCTCGACCACGTTCAGATGCACGATGTCGCCAAGCACGCCAACGTTGCCATCGGCACGCTGTACCGGTACTTCCCGACCAAGCGCCATCTGTTCGTCTCGGCGCTGGTGCGTGAGTCCGAGCGGCTTGTCGGTCGAATTCCGGCACTGCCCGAACAAAACCCGTCCGACCGGGTGGGTGAAGCGTTGGTGCGGGCGCTGCGCGGGTTGACGCGGCGGCGCATGCTGGCCATCGCGATGATCCGGTCCTCGAATTCGGCCTCACTGGCCGAGGTGCCCGATCTGATGCAGATCGAGAAACGCTTTCATGAGCTGATATCCGAGGTGGCCGGGCTGTCCGATCCCACCGAAGACGATGAGGCAGTGATCAGGCTGCTGGTGCATCAGTGGTTCGGCTGTATTCAGGTGTGCCTCAACGGAGGTCTCACCGTCGCACAGGCCGAGGACGATCTGCGCCGGGCGTCGCGGCTATTGATGCGCGACTGGCACGCACTGGGCTGA
- the thiD gene encoding bifunctional hydroxymethylpyrimidine kinase/phosphomethylpyrimidine kinase: MSTFLPLPEPGTTPVRAMTIAGSDSGGGAGIQADMRTMALLGVHGCVAVTAVTVQNSLGVKDFHEIPPPVVAAQMEVVITDIGIQAAKTGMLASAPIIGAIAESWTKVAPDVPLVVDPVCASMHGDPLLHPSALDALRTQLFPLATLVTPNLDEVRLLVDVDVVDEESQKEAARKLHALGPRWALVKGGHLRSSDTSTDLLFDGTEFHYYPVERVNTGHDHGAGDTLAASISCALAHGFPVTEAVAFGKRWITECLKAAYPLGHGHGPVSALFRLR, translated from the coding sequence ATGAGCACGTTCCTTCCCCTCCCGGAGCCGGGCACCACCCCGGTGCGGGCCATGACCATCGCCGGGTCCGACTCCGGGGGCGGGGCGGGTATTCAAGCCGACATGCGCACCATGGCACTACTCGGGGTGCACGGCTGTGTGGCCGTGACTGCCGTAACCGTGCAGAACTCGCTGGGTGTCAAGGATTTCCATGAGATCCCGCCGCCGGTGGTGGCCGCGCAGATGGAGGTGGTCATCACCGATATCGGCATCCAGGCCGCCAAGACCGGCATGCTGGCCTCCGCCCCGATCATCGGTGCCATCGCGGAATCATGGACCAAGGTGGCCCCGGACGTCCCATTGGTGGTCGATCCCGTCTGCGCCTCCATGCATGGCGACCCGCTACTGCACCCGAGTGCGCTCGATGCCCTACGCACGCAACTGTTTCCGTTGGCAACACTGGTCACCCCCAACCTCGACGAGGTCCGGCTGCTGGTGGACGTCGACGTTGTCGACGAGGAATCCCAAAAAGAGGCAGCACGCAAGCTGCACGCCCTTGGCCCACGCTGGGCCCTGGTGAAGGGTGGGCATCTGCGATCCAGTGACACCAGCACCGACCTGCTGTTCGACGGCACCGAGTTCCACTACTACCCCGTCGAACGTGTGAACACCGGACACGATCACGGCGCCGGGGACACCCTCGCGGCATCCATCAGTTGCGCCCTGGCACATGGGTTTCCCGTCACCGAGGCCGTCGCGTTCGGGAAACGATGGATCACCGAGTGCCTGAAGGCCGCCTATCCGCTGGGCCACGGGCACGGCCCGGTATCGGCGCTGTTCAGGCTGCGATGA
- a CDS encoding alpha/beta hydrolase family protein, with protein MAHHPDGHPRGAVVLTHGAGGSCHSPMLRLLCTAWAERGWLAIRFDMPFRRNRPSGPPSASAADKDRAGIAEVINKARAMVDGPLLAGGHSYGGRQTSMLVAEKGPIVDVLTLFSYPLHPPGKPDRLRVEHLPDIQVPTVFTHGTSDAFGTIAELKEAAVLIPGGATIVEIAGARHDLGAKTIDVPALAIDAALAALESR; from the coding sequence ATCGCCCACCATCCCGACGGGCATCCTCGCGGTGCCGTGGTGCTCACCCACGGGGCCGGCGGTAGCTGCCACTCCCCCATGCTGCGTCTGCTGTGCACGGCATGGGCAGAGCGCGGTTGGCTGGCAATACGTTTCGATATGCCCTTCCGACGTAACCGGCCCAGCGGCCCACCGTCGGCCTCCGCGGCCGACAAGGACCGCGCGGGGATCGCCGAGGTGATCAACAAGGCTCGCGCCATGGTGGATGGGCCGCTGCTGGCGGGCGGCCATTCCTACGGTGGACGGCAAACCTCGATGCTGGTCGCGGAAAAAGGGCCGATCGTCGATGTCCTGACCCTGTTCTCCTACCCGTTGCACCCACCCGGGAAGCCCGACCGGCTGCGCGTGGAACATCTCCCCGATATCCAGGTTCCGACCGTGTTCACCCACGGCACCTCGGATGCCTTCGGCACCATCGCCGAACTCAAAGAGGCCGCAGTGCTGATTCCGGGCGGCGCGACCATCGTGGAAATCGCCGGCGCGCGCCACGATCTGGGCGCCAAGACCATCGACGTGCCCGCCCTCGCCATCGACGCCGCGCTGGCGGCACTGGAATCGCGCTAG
- a CDS encoding exodeoxyribonuclease III — MRLATWNVNSIRARADRVISWLERSGTDVLAMQETKCSDKQFPMQAFTDAGYEVAHVGYSQWNGVAIASRVGLDDVTVGFDGQPGWASGEDMEETTEARALGATCNGVRVWSLYVPNGRTLEDPHYQYKLRWLSALRDTAAGWLAADSEQQVALVGDWNIAPTDEDIWSVEFFQGSTHVSEPERSAFTAMNDAGFADVTRSFTPGPGVYTYWDYTQLSFPKKRGMRIDFVLGSPEFAKRVGDAHIDREERKGKGASDHAPVVVDLD, encoded by the coding sequence ATGCGATTGGCCACCTGGAATGTGAATTCGATCCGCGCCCGTGCCGACAGGGTCATCTCCTGGCTGGAGCGGTCCGGAACGGACGTGCTCGCCATGCAGGAAACCAAGTGTTCCGACAAGCAGTTCCCCATGCAGGCCTTTACCGACGCGGGGTACGAGGTCGCGCACGTCGGCTACAGCCAATGGAACGGCGTGGCCATCGCGTCGCGGGTCGGGCTTGACGACGTGACGGTGGGGTTCGACGGGCAGCCCGGCTGGGCGTCCGGCGAAGACATGGAAGAGACCACCGAAGCGCGCGCGCTGGGTGCCACCTGTAACGGGGTGCGGGTGTGGAGCCTGTACGTCCCGAATGGCCGGACCCTGGAGGATCCGCACTATCAGTACAAGCTGCGCTGGCTGTCCGCGCTGCGCGATACCGCTGCGGGGTGGCTTGCCGCCGATTCCGAACAGCAGGTGGCGCTGGTGGGTGACTGGAATATCGCGCCCACTGACGAGGACATCTGGAGTGTCGAGTTCTTCCAGGGCAGCACCCACGTCTCCGAGCCGGAACGCAGCGCCTTCACCGCGATGAACGACGCCGGGTTCGCCGATGTGACGCGGTCCTTCACGCCCGGCCCCGGGGTGTACACCTACTGGGACTACACCCAGCTGAGCTTCCCGAAGAAGCGCGGCATGCGCATCGACTTCGTGCTTGGCTCACCGGAATTCGCCAAGCGCGTGGGTGATGCCCACATCGACCGCGAAGAACGCAAGGGCAAGGGCGCCAGCGACCACGCTCCCGTCGTCGTCGACCTGGACTGA